One genomic window of Haemorhous mexicanus isolate bHaeMex1 chromosome 17, bHaeMex1.pri, whole genome shotgun sequence includes the following:
- the LOC132335342 gene encoding basic proline-rich protein-like, with translation MSRSLCSTEQSAEAQRTLSQGTVYTSLPENASLLTRQIRIWTRVPTEAEVPFSPSEEKLIGLWQKWGHEDRIPMLKIHFYEFFRWAKHHGFFTDVLYALDSYIWECMEFIIRDLFYRGLGFPRVYPSFRTLFPVLKRKASTYQWIADCRGMSPFSLALARGEPVQIHSLQVPSPPESRRGGEVLPATEEKFFSAPLEHAPTEPPPPPCCSQGGGELAPPPEPEPRAPPQPAPQEVPVPAAPPAAPPQPGPDPSPPAEFVGVPVAEAPPPAASPELLGDALDSNRQELATALPLPKQSETTVQAAPVGPGPAPLPPPAAVPPPPVSAPPALLSAPAMQLPVPGEDAAAVPSPAGVDAALPAPVESAFDPPAEPVRAPSAAAPPLPAMPVEEAEVENHQAEPSLESPVAPPLPAAATAAPAISLDSPPSFSGCPEAAPAGGAGTGEGDAGLPLTEGVVARQLIAGSARLPAFKLSVFRGPVRVWFGGSRWGLECLTPPAHPSTVGEVAPEPSASGPQPAGSGGGTEGQKGGTPFAFALQRQEKQWKVSVAQLLWGQSTPRSRVMIPGKASLPQLLVCTGSEGMKRSVTRAAQALAAECRVVRPQSPLRGPGLGRLARFPGPGPPPGQRLFGSGALLPPSGPGPPFCRPGLGSLILPRGPGPPFCRPGLGSLILPRGPGPPFCRPGLGSLFLPRGPGPPQSLSGSSLLLLFRQKKKKKKKKKKKKNLNKKS, from the coding sequence ATGTCCAGAAGtctttgcagcacagagcagtctgCCGAAGCCCAGAGGACACTGTCACAAGGTACTGTTTacacttcccttcctgaaaatgcttcCCTTCTTACAAGGCAGATTCGGATCTGGACAAGGGTGCCTACGGAGGCGGAGGTTCCATTCTCTCCCTCAGAGGAGAAACTTATTGGCCTCTGGCAAAAATGGGGTCATGAGGACAGAATTCCTATGCTGAAGATACATTTCTATGAGTTTTTCAGGTGGGCAAAGCACCATGGCTTTTTCACTGATGTGCTGTATGCCCTTGATTCATACATATGGGAATGCATGGAATTCATTATCCGAGACCTTTTTTACCGGGGACTTGGATTTCCTCGGGTTTATCCGTCATTCAGaactctcttcccagttttgaaaCGGAAAGCGTCTACATATCAGTGGATTGCGGATTGCCGAGGTATGTCTCCCTTCTCGCTGGCGCTGGCAAGAGGGGAACCAGTGCAAATCCACAGCCTGCAGGTTCCCAGCCCCCCCGAATCGCGGCGGGGGGGCGAAGTTTTGCCCGcgacagaagaaaagtttttttctgcgcCTTTGGAGCATGCTCCGACGGAACCGCCTCCCCCGccttgctgctctcaggggggaGGTGAGTTGGCTCCACCGCCCGAGCCGGAGCCGCGGGCCCCACCCCAACCCGCCCCGCAGGAGGTGCCAgtccccgcggcccctcccGCGGCCCCGCCTCAGCCCGGACCGGACCCGTCGCCTCCAGCGGAGTTTGTCGGCGTTCCCGTGGCAGAAGCACCGCCTCCCGCGGCTTCGCCCGAGTTGCTAGGCGACGCACTCGACAGCAATCGCCAAGAGCTCGCGACTGCGCTGCCGCTCCCGAAGCAAAGTGAGACAACAGTGCAGGCGGCACCGGtgggccccggccccgcgcccctgcCGCCCCCCGCGGCTGTCCCGCCGCCTCCCGTGTCGGCTCCGCCGGCTTTGCTGTCTGCGCCCGCGATGCAGCTTCCGGTACCCGGAGAAGAcgcggctgctgtccccagcccggcgggggTCGATGCCGCGCTGCCCGCGCCGGTCGAATCCGCGTTCgaccctccagcagagcccgtgAGGGCTCCGAGCGCGGCGGCTCCGCCTTTGCCTGCCATGCcagtggaggaggctgaggttgAGAACCACCAAGCGGAACCGTCATTGGAGTCGCCCgtggccccgccgctccccgcggcggcCACCGCGGCGCCTGCGATCAGCCTGGATTCCCCCCCGAGCTTTTCGGGCTGTCCCGAGGCTGCCCCtgcggggggagctgggacaggggaaggggatgccGGTCTGCCCCTCACGGAGGGGGTTGTGGCTCGACAGCTGATTGCGGGCTCAGCCCGTCTGCCTGCTTTCAAACTCAGCGTTTTTCGCGGGCCGGTTCGGGTTTGGTTCGGAGGTTCCCGTTGGGGGTTGGAATGCCTGACTCCCCCTGCGCACCCCAGCACCGTCGgggaggtggctcctgagccttctgcttctggtccccagcccgcagggagtgggggtggtaccgaggggcagaaaggaggaacaccttttgcatttgcgttgcagaggcaggagaaacagtggaaagTGAGCGTCGCTCAATTGCTCTGGGGACAAAGCACCCCCAGATCTAGGGTGATGATCCCTGggaaagcttctcttccccagctgctggtgtgcACCGGTTCAGAGGGGATGAAGCGTTCGGTCACTCGTGCTGCCCAGGCATTGGCAGCAGAGTGCCGGGTTGTGAGACCACAGAGCCCGCTCCGCGGGCCGGGTCTGGGCCGTTTGGCTCggttccctgggccagggcctccgcCCGGCCAGCGGCTGTTTGGTTCGGGGGCTTTGCTTCCCCCGTCAGGACCTGGGCCACCgttctgtaggccaggtctgggatcCCTGATCCTTCCACGAGGACCTGGACCACCgttctgtaggccaggtctgggatcCCTGATCCTTCCACGAGGACCTGGACCACCgttctgtaggccaggtctgggGTCCCTGTTCCTTCCACGAGGGCCAGGGCCCCCGCAGAGCCTcagtggctcctctctgctgctgctctttcgtcaaaaaaaaaaaaaaaaaaaaaaaaaaaaaaaaaaaaaaaatttaaataaaaagagttga